Proteins encoded by one window of Pseudomonas coleopterorum:
- a CDS encoding TRZ/ATZ family hydrolase — translation MLDVDTALDLLLLPTWLVPVEPAGVVLQEHALGIRDGQIVFIGPRSSAARLQAREIRELPGQLLAPGLVNAHGHAAMTLFRGLADDLPLMTWLERHIWPAEARWVSEAFVRDGTDLAIAEQLQGGITCFSDMYFFPEVAAERVHASGMRAQISVPVLNFPIPGARDADEALHKGVELFNDLKHHSRVSIAFGPHAPYTVSDENLEKIRVLADELDAAIQMHVHETAGEVHDALQQTGERPLARLARLGLLGPRFQAVHMTQVDDGDLALLVESNSNVVHCPLSNLKLASGFCPVEKLWQAGVNVAVGTDGAASNNSLDLLGDTRTAALLAKAVAGSATALDAHRALRMVTLNGARALGMEANIGSLEVGKAADLTSFDLSGLAQQPVYDPVSQLIYASGRNCVRHVWVAGKHLLDNGRLTRLDETRLRDMAGTWGERIAAGQ, via the coding sequence ATGCTCGACGTCGATACCGCCCTGGACCTGCTGTTGCTGCCAACCTGGCTGGTACCGGTCGAGCCCGCCGGTGTCGTGCTTCAGGAGCATGCCTTGGGCATCCGTGATGGGCAGATCGTCTTCATTGGCCCGCGCAGCTCGGCTGCCCGGCTGCAGGCACGGGAAATCCGCGAGTTGCCTGGGCAGTTGCTCGCGCCGGGTCTGGTCAATGCCCATGGTCACGCGGCCATGACCTTGTTCCGCGGCCTGGCCGACGACCTGCCACTGATGACCTGGCTCGAACGCCACATCTGGCCCGCCGAGGCTCGCTGGGTCAGCGAGGCATTCGTGCGCGACGGCACCGACCTGGCCATAGCCGAGCAGCTGCAGGGCGGCATCACCTGTTTTTCGGACATGTACTTCTTTCCCGAAGTGGCCGCCGAGCGTGTGCACGCCAGCGGCATGCGCGCCCAGATCAGCGTGCCGGTGCTGAATTTCCCCATCCCCGGCGCGCGGGATGCCGATGAGGCGCTGCACAAGGGCGTCGAGCTGTTCAATGACCTCAAGCACCATTCCCGCGTGAGCATTGCCTTCGGCCCCCATGCGCCCTACACGGTGAGCGACGAGAACCTGGAGAAGATCCGCGTGCTGGCCGATGAGCTGGACGCCGCGATCCAGATGCACGTCCACGAAACCGCCGGCGAAGTGCACGATGCCCTACAGCAGACCGGCGAGCGTCCGCTGGCCAGACTGGCCCGGCTCGGCTTGCTCGGCCCGCGGTTCCAGGCGGTGCACATGACCCAGGTGGATGACGGCGACCTCGCCCTGCTGGTGGAAAGCAACAGCAACGTCGTGCATTGCCCGCTGTCCAACCTCAAGTTGGCCAGTGGCTTCTGCCCGGTGGAAAAACTCTGGCAGGCCGGGGTCAATGTGGCGGTGGGCACCGATGGTGCCGCCAGCAACAACAGCCTCGACCTGCTCGGCGACACACGTACCGCAGCGCTGCTGGCCAAGGCCGTGGCGGGTTCGGCAACTGCGCTGGATGCCCACCGCGCGCTGCGCATGGTCACCCTCAACGGTGCCCGTGCGTTGGGCATGGAAGCGAACATCGGTTCGCTGGAAGTGGGCAAGGCGGCGGACCTGACGTCCTTCGACCTGTCCGGACTGGCCCAGCAACCGGTGTACGACCCGGTGTCGCAACTGATCTATGCCAGCGGCCGCAATTGCGTCCGCCATGTGTGGGTGGCGGGCAAGCACCTGCTTGACAATGGCCGTCTGACGCGCCTGGACGAAACCAGGCTGCGCGACATGGCCGGCACCTGGGGCGAGCGCATTGCCGCAGGGCAATGA
- the mupP gene encoding N-acetylmuramic acid 6-phosphate phosphatase MupP: MRLRAVLFDMDGTLLDTAPDFIAICQAMRAARQLPPIDEQRVRDVISGGAKAMVQAAFDLSPQAPEFEALRLEFLERYQDGCAVHSHLYDGMAQLLADIEQARLIWGVVTNKPLRFAEPIMQQLGLAQRSAILICPDHVTRSKPDPEPLLLACSKLELDPASVLFVGDDLRDIESGRDAGTRTAAVRYGYIHPDDNPDHWGADVVVDHPSDLRRVLDQALCGC, translated from the coding sequence ATGCGCCTTCGAGCGGTACTCTTCGACATGGACGGCACGTTGCTCGACACCGCGCCGGACTTCATCGCCATCTGCCAGGCCATGCGCGCTGCGCGCCAGCTGCCGCCCATCGACGAGCAACGGGTACGCGACGTGATTTCTGGCGGCGCCAAGGCCATGGTCCAGGCCGCGTTCGACCTGTCGCCGCAGGCGCCGGAGTTCGAAGCGCTGCGCCTGGAGTTCCTCGAACGCTATCAGGACGGCTGCGCGGTGCACAGCCACCTGTACGACGGCATGGCGCAACTGCTCGCCGACATCGAGCAGGCCAGGCTGATCTGGGGCGTAGTGACCAACAAGCCGCTGCGCTTCGCCGAGCCCATCATGCAGCAACTGGGCCTGGCACAACGTTCGGCAATACTCATCTGCCCCGACCATGTGACCCGCAGCAAGCCGGACCCCGAACCGCTGCTGCTGGCCTGCAGCAAGCTCGAGCTGGACCCAGCCAGCGTGCTGTTCGTCGGTGACGATCTGCGCGATATCGAATCAGGCCGCGATGCCGGGACCAGGACCGCAGCGGTGCGCTACGGCTACATCCACCCCGACGACAACCCCGATCACTGGGGCGCCGATGTGGTGGTGGACCACCCGTCCGATCTGCGCCGCGTGCTGGACCAGGCCCTCTGCGGCTGCTGA
- the ubiG gene encoding bifunctional 2-polyprenyl-6-hydroxyphenol methylase/3-demethylubiquinol 3-O-methyltransferase UbiG — translation MSNVDHAEIAKFEALAHRWWDRNSEFKPLHDINPLRVNWIDERVNLAGKQVLDVGCGGGILSEAMALRGAKVTGIDMGEAPLAVARLHQLESGVEVEYRQITAEALSAECPQKFDVVTCLEMLEHVPDPSSVIRACFRMVKPGGQVFFSTINRNPKAYLFAIIGAEYIMKLLPRGTHDFKKFIRPSELGAWSREAGLTVKDIIGLTYNPLTKHYKLATDVDVNYMIQTLREE, via the coding sequence ATGAGCAACGTCGACCACGCTGAAATCGCCAAGTTCGAAGCCCTGGCGCACCGCTGGTGGGATCGCAACAGCGAGTTCAAGCCGCTGCACGACATCAATCCGTTGCGCGTCAACTGGATCGACGAGCGCGTCAACCTGGCGGGCAAGCAGGTGCTGGACGTCGGTTGCGGCGGCGGCATCCTCAGCGAGGCCATGGCCCTGCGCGGCGCCAAGGTGACCGGTATTGACATGGGCGAGGCGCCGCTGGCGGTCGCTCGCCTGCATCAGCTGGAATCGGGCGTGGAAGTGGAATACCGCCAGATCACTGCCGAAGCCCTGTCAGCCGAATGCCCGCAAAAATTCGACGTGGTCACCTGCCTGGAAATGCTCGAGCACGTGCCGGACCCTTCGTCGGTCATCCGTGCCTGTTTCCGCATGGTCAAGCCCGGTGGCCAGGTGTTCTTCTCGACCATCAACCGCAACCCCAAGGCGTACCTGTTCGCGATCATCGGCGCCGAATACATCATGAAGCTGCTGCCGCGCGGCACCCATGACTTCAAGAAATTCATCCGCCCTTCCGAGCTCGGTGCCTGGAGCCGCGAGGCCGGACTGACCGTCAAGGACATCATCGGCCTGACCTACAACCCGCTGACCAAGCACTACAAGCTGGCCACCGATGTCGACGTCAATTACATGATCCAGACCCTTCGCGAGGAATGA
- the pheA gene encoding prephenate dehydratase gives MSEHELKALRVRIDSLDEKILELISDRARCAEEVARVKMAALAEGEVPVFYRPEREAQVLKRVMERNKGPLSNEEMARLFREVMSSCLALENPLKVAYLGPEGTFTQAAAMKHFGHAVISKPMAAIDEVFREVVAGAVNFGVVPVENSTEGAVNHTLDSFLEHDMVICGEVELRIHHHLLIGDNTKTDSITRIYSHAQSLAQCRKWLDAHYPNVERIAVASNAEAAKRVKGEWNSAAIAGDMAAGLYGLERLAEKIEDRPDNATRFLIIGNQEVPPTGDDKTSVIVSMSNRPGALHELLVPFHDNGIDLTRIETRPSRSGKWTYVFFIDFIGHHRDPLIKGVLEQISQEAVALKVLGSYPKAVL, from the coding sequence ATGTCCGAACATGAACTCAAGGCCCTGCGGGTCCGCATCGACAGCCTCGACGAAAAGATCCTCGAGCTGATCAGCGATCGCGCCCGCTGTGCCGAAGAAGTCGCACGGGTCAAGATGGCGGCGCTGGCCGAAGGCGAGGTGCCGGTGTTCTACCGGCCCGAGCGCGAGGCGCAGGTGCTCAAGCGCGTGATGGAACGCAACAAGGGGCCGCTGAGCAACGAGGAAATGGCGCGTCTGTTCCGCGAAGTCATGTCCTCCTGCCTGGCCCTGGAAAACCCGTTGAAGGTGGCCTACCTGGGTCCGGAGGGCACCTTCACCCAGGCCGCTGCGATGAAGCATTTCGGCCATGCGGTGATCAGCAAGCCGATGGCCGCGATCGACGAGGTGTTCCGCGAAGTGGTCGCCGGCGCCGTGAATTTCGGCGTGGTGCCGGTGGAGAATTCCACCGAAGGCGCGGTGAACCACACCCTCGACAGCTTCCTCGAGCACGACATGGTGATCTGCGGCGAGGTCGAGTTGCGCATCCACCATCACCTGCTGATCGGCGACAACACCAAGACCGACAGCATCACTCGCATCTACTCCCATGCACAGTCCCTGGCGCAATGCCGCAAATGGCTGGACGCACACTACCCGAATGTGGAGCGGATCGCGGTGGCCAGCAACGCCGAGGCGGCCAAGCGGGTCAAGGGCGAATGGAATTCGGCGGCCATCGCCGGCGACATGGCGGCCGGCCTGTATGGCCTGGAGCGCCTGGCCGAAAAGATCGAGGACCGCCCGGACAACGCCACGCGGTTCCTGATCATCGGCAACCAGGAAGTGCCGCCGACCGGCGACGACAAGACCTCGGTCATCGTGTCCATGAGCAACCGCCCCGGTGCCCTGCACGAGCTGCTGGTGCCGTTCCATGACAACGGCATCGACCTGACACGGATCGAGACGCGTCCGTCGCGCAGCGGCAAGTGGACCTACGTGTTTTTCATCGACTTCATCGGCCACCATCGCGACCCGTTGATCAAGGGCGTGCTGGAACAGATCAGTCAGGAAGCCGTGGCACTCAAGGTGCTCGGCTCGTACCCCAAAGCGGTTCTCTAA
- the serC gene encoding 3-phosphoserine/phosphohydroxythreonine transaminase, with product MSNRAFNFCAGPAALPEAVLQRAQAEMLNWRGKGLSVMEMSHRSEDYTAIAEKAEQDLRDLLGVPSNYKVLFLQGGASQQFAEIPLNLLPEGGTADYVETGIWSKKAIEEARRYGHINVAASAKPYDYQAIPGQNEWTLTPGAAYVHYASNETIGGLQFDWIPQTGDTPLVVDMSSDILSRPIDVSQFGLIYAGAQKNIGPSGLVVVIVRDDLLGKARSACPTMLDYKIAAVNGSMYNTPATYSWYLSGLVFEWLKEQGGVAAMEARNRAKKDRLYGFIDASAFYSNPISVNARSWMNVPFRLADERLDKAFLAGADARGLLNLKGHRSVGGMRASIYNALGLAAIEALVDYMAEFEKENG from the coding sequence GTGAGCAATCGAGCCTTTAACTTCTGCGCAGGCCCCGCTGCGCTTCCCGAAGCCGTACTGCAGCGCGCCCAGGCTGAGATGCTGAACTGGCGTGGCAAGGGTCTCTCGGTGATGGAAATGAGCCATCGCAGCGAGGACTACACCGCCATCGCCGAAAAGGCCGAACAGGACCTGCGCGATCTGCTTGGCGTCCCGTCCAATTACAAGGTGCTGTTCCTGCAGGGCGGTGCCAGCCAGCAGTTCGCCGAGATCCCCCTGAATCTGCTCCCCGAAGGCGGCACGGCGGACTACGTCGAAACCGGCATCTGGTCGAAGAAGGCCATCGAGGAAGCCCGTCGCTACGGCCACATCAACGTCGCGGCCAGTGCCAAACCCTACGACTACCAGGCCATTCCCGGCCAGAACGAGTGGACACTGACGCCCGGCGCGGCCTACGTGCACTACGCGTCGAACGAAACCATCGGCGGCCTGCAGTTCGACTGGATTCCGCAGACCGGCGACACCCCGCTGGTGGTCGACATGTCCTCGGACATTCTCTCGCGGCCCATCGACGTCTCCCAGTTCGGTCTGATCTACGCCGGTGCGCAGAAGAACATCGGTCCCAGCGGCCTGGTCGTGGTCATCGTGCGCGACGACCTGCTGGGCAAGGCCCGCAGCGCCTGTCCAACCATGCTCGACTACAAGATCGCGGCTGTTAACGGCTCGATGTACAACACGCCGGCGACCTACTCCTGGTACCTCTCCGGCCTGGTGTTCGAGTGGCTCAAGGAGCAGGGCGGCGTTGCCGCCATGGAAGCGCGCAACCGGGCCAAGAAAGACCGTCTGTACGGCTTCATCGACGCCAGCGCGTTCTACAGCAACCCGATCTCGGTCAACGCCCGGTCGTGGATGAACGTACCGTTCCGTCTGGCCGACGAGCGCCTGGACAAGGCGTTCCTGGCCGGCGCCGACGCGCGTGGCCTGCTCAACCTCAAGGGTCACCGTTCGGTCGGTGGCATGCGCGCCTCCATCTACAACGCCCTGGGCCTTGCCGCCATCGAAGCGCTGGTCGACTACATGGCGGAGTTCGAAAAGGAAAACGGCTGA
- the gyrA gene encoding DNA gyrase subunit A, which produces MGELAKEILPVNIEDELRQSYLDYAMSVIVGRALPDARDGLKPVHRRVLFAMSELGNDWNKPYKKSARVVGDVIGKYHPHGDTAVYDTIVRMAQPFSLRYLLVDGQGNFGSVDGDNAAAMRYTEVRMTKLAHELLADLHKETVDWVPNYDGTELIPAVMPTRIPNLLVNGSSGIAVGMATNIPPHNLGEVLDGCLAVIDNPDVTIDELMQFIPGPDFPTAAIINGRQGIIEAYRTGRGRIYMRARSHVEDIDKVGGRQQIVVTELPYQLNKARLIEKIAELVKEKKLEGISELRDESDKDGMRIVIELRRGEVPEVILNNLYAQTQLQAVFGINIVALIDNRPRILNLKDLLEAFVRHRREVVTRRTVFELRKARERGHILEGQAVALSNIDPVIALIKASPTPSEAKEALVSTPWESSAVVAMVERAGAESSRPENLDPQYGLRDGKYFLSPEQAQAILELRLHRLTGLEHEKLLAEYQEILNQIAELIRILNSAERLMEVIREELELIRAEYGDVRRTEILDSRLDLTLGDMIPEEERVVTISHSGYAKTQPLSAYQAQRRGGKGKSATGVKDEDYISHLLVANSHATLLLFSSKGKVYWLKTYEIPEASRAARGRPLVNLLPLDDGEYITTMLQIDLEALQATAGADEELDDADDTVLEGEIVEPEEVVEAAEGEDGDTPELVAEPTGAYIFMATAFGTVKKTPLAQFARPRSSGLIALKLKEGDTLIAAAITDGAKEVMLFSDAGKVIRFAEGVVRQMGRGARGIRGMRLGKGQQLISMLIPESGAQILTASERGFGKRTPLSKFPRRGRGGQGVIAMVTKERNGKLIGAIQSQEGEEIMLISDQGTLVRTRVGEVSSLGRNTQGVTLIKLITDEKLVGLERVQEPSEVEEDELEEGVEGVEGVEAIEPDGSELAQGDVEADAADETPEE; this is translated from the coding sequence ATGGGCGAACTGGCCAAAGAAATCCTCCCGGTCAATATCGAAGACGAGCTGAGACAGTCCTACCTCGACTACGCCATGAGCGTGATCGTGGGTCGTGCACTGCCTGATGCACGTGATGGCTTGAAGCCCGTGCATCGCCGCGTTCTGTTTGCGATGAGTGAACTGGGCAACGATTGGAACAAACCCTACAAGAAGTCGGCTCGTGTGGTCGGTGACGTGATCGGTAAGTACCACCCGCACGGTGATACCGCGGTCTACGACACCATCGTGCGCATGGCCCAGCCATTCTCCCTGCGCTATCTGCTGGTCGATGGCCAGGGCAACTTCGGTTCCGTGGACGGCGACAACGCCGCGGCCATGCGATACACCGAAGTGCGCATGACCAAGCTGGCCCACGAGCTGCTGGCCGACCTGCACAAAGAGACCGTCGACTGGGTGCCCAACTACGACGGCACCGAGCTGATCCCGGCGGTCATGCCGACGCGTATCCCCAACCTGCTGGTCAACGGCTCCAGCGGTATCGCCGTGGGCATGGCGACCAACATTCCGCCGCACAACCTGGGCGAAGTGCTCGACGGGTGCCTGGCGGTCATCGACAACCCGGACGTCACCATCGATGAGCTGATGCAGTTCATCCCCGGCCCCGACTTCCCGACCGCCGCCATCATCAACGGTCGCCAGGGCATCATCGAGGCCTACCGCACCGGTCGCGGCCGCATCTACATGCGTGCCCGATCGCACGTCGAGGACATCGACAAGGTCGGTGGTCGTCAGCAGATCGTCGTCACCGAGCTGCCGTACCAGCTGAACAAGGCCCGCCTGATCGAGAAGATCGCCGAACTGGTGAAAGAGAAGAAGCTCGAAGGCATCTCCGAGCTGCGCGACGAGTCCGACAAGGACGGCATGCGTATCGTCATCGAACTGCGCCGCGGTGAAGTGCCGGAGGTGATCCTCAACAACCTCTATGCACAGACCCAGCTGCAGGCTGTGTTCGGTATCAACATCGTCGCCCTGATCGACAACCGTCCACGCATTCTCAACCTCAAGGACCTGCTCGAAGCCTTCGTGCGCCACCGTCGCGAAGTCGTCACCCGTCGCACCGTGTTCGAGCTGCGCAAGGCGCGCGAGCGCGGGCACATTCTCGAAGGCCAGGCGGTCGCGCTGTCCAACATCGATCCGGTCATCGCCCTGATCAAGGCCTCGCCGACCCCATCCGAAGCCAAGGAAGCGCTGGTCAGCACGCCATGGGAATCCAGTGCCGTGGTGGCCATGGTCGAGCGTGCCGGCGCCGAGTCCTCGCGTCCGGAAAACCTCGATCCACAGTACGGTCTGCGCGACGGCAAGTATTTCCTCTCGCCGGAACAGGCCCAGGCCATCCTCGAGCTGCGCCTGCATCGCCTGACCGGTCTGGAGCACGAGAAGCTGCTGGCCGAGTACCAGGAGATCCTCAACCAGATCGCCGAGCTGATCCGCATCCTCAACAGCGCCGAGCGCCTGATGGAAGTGATCCGCGAGGAGCTGGAGCTGATCCGCGCCGAATACGGCGACGTGCGCCGTACCGAGATCCTCGACTCGCGTCTGGACCTGACCCTGGGTGACATGATCCCAGAAGAAGAGCGCGTGGTGACCATTTCCCACAGCGGCTACGCCAAGACCCAGCCCCTGTCCGCCTACCAGGCCCAGCGCCGTGGCGGCAAGGGCAAGTCGGCCACCGGCGTCAAGGACGAGGACTACATCTCGCACCTGCTGGTCGCCAACAGCCACGCCACGCTGCTGCTGTTCTCCAGCAAGGGCAAGGTGTACTGGCTCAAGACCTACGAAATTCCCGAGGCCTCCCGCGCCGCCCGTGGCCGTCCACTGGTCAACCTGCTGCCGCTGGATGATGGCGAGTACATCACCACTATGCTGCAGATCGATCTGGAGGCCCTGCAGGCCACCGCCGGTGCCGACGAAGAGCTGGACGACGCCGACGACACCGTGCTCGAAGGCGAGATCGTCGAGCCGGAGGAGGTCGTCGAGGCCGCCGAAGGCGAAGACGGCGATACGCCCGAGCTGGTGGCCGAGCCGACCGGTGCCTACATCTTCATGGCGACCGCATTCGGTACCGTCAAGAAGACCCCATTGGCCCAGTTCGCCCGTCCGCGCTCCAGCGGTCTGATCGCGCTCAAGCTCAAGGAAGGCGACACCCTGATCGCCGCTGCCATCACCGACGGTGCCAAGGAAGTCATGCTGTTCTCCGATGCCGGCAAGGTGATCCGCTTCGCCGAAGGCGTCGTGCGTCAGATGGGCCGTGGCGCTCGTGGTATTCGCGGCATGCGTCTGGGCAAGGGTCAGCAACTGATCTCCATGCTGATCCCCGAGTCCGGTGCACAGATCCTCACCGCTTCGGAGCGCGGCTTCGGCAAGCGCACGCCGCTGAGCAAGTTCCCTCGTCGCGGTCGCGGCGGTCAGGGCGTGATCGCCATGGTCACCAAGGAACGCAACGGCAAGCTGATCGGCGCGATCCAGTCCCAGGAAGGCGAAGAGATCATGCTCATTTCCGACCAGGGCACACTGGTGCGTACCCGAGTCGGTGAAGTGTCGAGCCTCGGCCGAAACACCCAGGGCGTGACCCTGATCAAGCTGATCACCGACGAGAAGCTGGTGGGCCTGGAGCGGGTTCAGGAGCCATCGGAAGTCGAGGAAGACGAGCTGGAAGAAGGTGTCGAAGGCGTTGAAGGTGTCGAAGCTATAGAGCCGGACGGTTCCGAATTGGCTCAGGGTGACGTTGAAGCCGATGCCGCGGACGAAACGCCCGAGGAGTAA
- a CDS encoding YciK family oxidoreductase, translating into MFDYSARPDLLAGRVILVTGAGRGIGAAAAQTYAAHGATVLLLGKTESNLTAVYDEIAAAGHPQPVVIPFDLHSAHTAQYAELAQMIETTFGRLDGLLHNASIIGPRTPLDVLPDDEFIQVMQVNVNATFMLTRALLPLLKQAEDGSVVFTSSSVGRKGRAHWGAYGVSKFATEGLMQTLADELEGVCAARSNSINPGGTRTAMRAQAYPAEDPGRNPLPEQIMPVYLYLMGPDSAGINGQAFDAQ; encoded by the coding sequence ATGTTCGATTACTCAGCCCGCCCCGACCTGCTGGCCGGGCGCGTCATCCTGGTCACCGGTGCCGGCCGCGGCATCGGCGCCGCCGCCGCGCAAACCTATGCCGCCCACGGCGCTACCGTGCTGTTGCTGGGCAAGACCGAGTCCAACCTGACGGCCGTGTATGACGAGATCGCAGCGGCCGGGCATCCCCAGCCGGTGGTTATCCCGTTCGATCTGCACAGCGCACACACCGCGCAGTACGCCGAACTGGCGCAGATGATCGAGACAACATTCGGCCGCCTCGACGGGCTGCTGCACAACGCCTCGATCATCGGCCCGCGAACGCCTCTCGATGTGCTACCCGACGATGAATTCATCCAGGTGATGCAGGTCAACGTGAATGCGACCTTCATGCTCACTCGCGCGCTGCTGCCCCTGCTCAAGCAGGCCGAAGATGGCTCGGTGGTGTTCACCTCGAGCAGCGTCGGTCGCAAGGGACGTGCGCACTGGGGCGCCTATGGCGTGTCGAAATTCGCCACCGAGGGCCTGATGCAGACCCTGGCCGACGAACTGGAAGGGGTCTGCGCCGCACGCTCCAACAGTATCAACCCTGGCGGAACGCGCACGGCGATGCGCGCGCAGGCCTACCCAGCCGAGGACCCGGGCCGCAATCCGCTACCCGAACAGATCATGCCGGTGTACCTCTATCTGATGGGACCCGACAGTGCCGGGATCAACGGGCAGGCGTTCGATGCCCAGTGA
- the mtnA gene encoding S-methyl-5-thioribose-1-phosphate isomerase, which produces MRDRLLAAERVKAVDWRGDALHLIDQRALPAEEVWRTFVDAPGVAGAIRTGVVSGASAVAICAAYAVVLAARLHRTAADDWRAALEQDLRLLAAIRPATAHLFWALERMRERLGRVRTDEDPVPALEAEALAIHQSDREANLTMAQLGVEVIRRHQGNLQTVLTHGSAGALASGGFGTALGVVRGAFHEGMLERVYADETRPGLQGSRLSAWELSSEDIPVTVTADSAAAHLMKSKGITWVIVGAERIAANGDIAGPIGTYQLAVCAMHHGVRFMVVASSAAIDLALESGDDIPLLERDGRELLEVAGTRVGADVDAFNPIHDVTPADLIDVIVTEKGIVERPDAAKLAQLMCRRRLH; this is translated from the coding sequence ATGCGTGATCGATTGTTGGCGGCGGAACGGGTCAAAGCCGTTGATTGGCGAGGTGACGCGTTGCACCTGATCGACCAGCGTGCACTGCCCGCCGAAGAAGTCTGGCGCACGTTCGTCGATGCGCCCGGCGTGGCTGGCGCAATCCGCACAGGCGTGGTGTCCGGGGCTTCGGCGGTCGCCATCTGCGCTGCCTATGCCGTTGTACTCGCCGCGCGCCTGCATCGCACCGCCGCAGACGATTGGCGTGCCGCGCTGGAACAGGACCTGCGCCTGCTGGCGGCGATCCGTCCGGCCACGGCCCATCTGTTCTGGGCGCTGGAGCGCATGCGCGAACGTCTGGGCCGAGTGCGCACCGACGAAGACCCAGTGCCTGCCCTGGAAGCCGAAGCCCTGGCCATTCACCAGAGCGATCGCGAAGCCAATTTGACCATGGCCCAGTTGGGCGTCGAGGTGATCCGTCGGCACCAGGGCAATCTGCAGACCGTGCTGACCCACGGCAGTGCCGGCGCGCTGGCCAGCGGCGGCTTCGGTACCGCGCTCGGGGTCGTGCGTGGGGCCTTCCATGAAGGCATGCTCGAACGTGTCTATGCCGATGAAACCCGGCCTGGGCTGCAAGGCTCGCGCCTGTCGGCCTGGGAGTTGTCCAGCGAGGACATCCCGGTGACCGTGACGGCCGATTCGGCGGCGGCGCACCTGATGAAGAGCAAGGGCATCACCTGGGTGATCGTCGGCGCCGAGCGGATTGCCGCCAATGGCGATATCGCCGGCCCGATCGGCACCTATCAGCTGGCGGTCTGCGCCATGCATCACGGTGTTCGGTTCATGGTCGTGGCCAGCAGCGCAGCGATCGACCTGGCCCTGGAAAGCGGCGACGACATTCCCTTGCTCGAACGCGATGGTCGCGAATTGCTGGAAGTGGCCGGAACGCGGGTCGGCGCGGACGTCGATGCATTCAATCCGATCCACGACGTGACACCGGCCGATCTGATCGACGTGATCGTCACCGAAAAAGGCATCGTCGAACGACCCGATGCGGCGAAGCTGGCGCAATTGATGTGCCGTCGACGCCTGCATTGA
- a CDS encoding TenA family transcriptional regulator — MNDPFIRLGPLMDAKSYPEWAQKLIEDCAPNKRRVVEHEVYARMRDNQLSSRTMRHYLIGGWPVVEQFSLYMAQNLTKTRFARHPGEDMARRWLMRNIRVELNHADYWVHWSQAHGVSLQDLIAQDVPAELHALSHWCWQSCATDSLAVAMAATNYAIEGATGEWSAVVCADDTYAQAFPEQNRKRAMRWLSLHAQYDDEHPWEALEIICTLVGNHATEAQQTELRNAICKSYDFMFLFLERCMALEQQRTTTLDNRVVA; from the coding sequence GTGAACGATCCTTTTATTCGACTGGGTCCGCTGATGGACGCAAAGAGTTATCCCGAATGGGCACAGAAACTCATCGAAGACTGTGCGCCGAACAAGCGGCGGGTTGTCGAGCATGAAGTCTATGCACGAATGCGCGACAACCAGCTGAGCTCGCGCACCATGCGCCACTACCTGATCGGCGGCTGGCCGGTGGTGGAGCAATTCTCGCTGTACATGGCGCAGAACCTGACCAAGACCCGCTTCGCCCGGCATCCGGGCGAGGACATGGCGCGTCGCTGGCTGATGCGCAATATTCGTGTCGAGCTCAACCATGCCGATTACTGGGTACACTGGAGCCAGGCCCATGGCGTCAGCCTGCAGGACCTCATCGCCCAGGATGTGCCGGCCGAGCTGCATGCGCTGAGCCATTGGTGCTGGCAGAGCTGTGCCACCGATTCGCTGGCGGTTGCCATGGCGGCGACCAACTATGCCATCGAGGGTGCAACCGGCGAGTGGTCGGCCGTGGTCTGCGCCGACGATACCTACGCCCAGGCGTTCCCCGAGCAGAACCGCAAGCGTGCCATGCGCTGGTTGAGCCTGCACGCCCAGTACGACGATGAGCATCCATGGGAAGCCCTGGAAATCATCTGCACGCTGGTCGGCAACCACGCCACCGAGGCGCAGCAGACCGAACTGCGCAACGCCATCTGCAAGAGCTACGACTTCATGTTCCTGTTCCTGGAACGCTGCATGGCGCTCGAGCAGCAGCGCACCACGACGCTGGACAACAGGGTCGTGGCGTGA